The proteins below are encoded in one region of Helianthus annuus cultivar XRQ/B chromosome 2, HanXRQr2.0-SUNRISE, whole genome shotgun sequence:
- the LOC110872754 gene encoding PRA1 family protein F3 has product MSTTYGTIPTSPDDAGSKVEFLSRTTERIQTSLNTRRPWKEMFNPHSISLPQAYPDTLSRIKTNFRYFLMNYVMIVLIILFLSLLWHPISLIVFVALMAAWLFLYFLRDDQLVIFHHPVDDRVVMAVLSVVTIVLLLLTGATMNILCSILVGVAVVVVHAAVRKTDDLCLDEDGGEAGGFLAVSSPVE; this is encoded by the coding sequence ATGTCTACGACATACGGCACTATTCCAACCTCACCCGATGACGCTGGCTCAAAGGTCGAATTCCTATCACGCACAACCGAACGCATACAAACAAGTCTCAATACACGAAGACCATGGAAAGAAATGTTCAATCCACACTCCATTAGTCTCCCACAAGCATACCCGGACACACTTTCACGTATCAAAACCAATTTCAGATACTTCCTTATGAACTACGTAATGATCGTGCTCATAATTCTGTTCCTAAGCTTGTTATGGCATCCgatctcattgatcgtgtttgttgcattaatGGCAGCATGGTTGTTCCTCTACTTCCTCCGTGATGACCAGCTAGTGATATTTCACCATCCTGTTGATGATCGTGTTGTTATGGCGGTTTTATCGGTTGTTACTATTGTTTTGCTGTTGTTAACTGGAGCTACAATGAACATATTGTGTTCTATTTTGGTTGGAGTGGCGGTTGTGGTGGTTCATGCTGCGGTTAGGAAGACGGATGACTTGTGTTTAGATGAAGATGGCGGTGAGGCTGGCGGGTTTCTGGCGGTTTCTTCTCCGGTGGAATGA